A genomic window from Phocoena sinus isolate mPhoSin1 chromosome 20, mPhoSin1.pri, whole genome shotgun sequence includes:
- the NFE2L1 gene encoding endoplasmic reticulum membrane sensor NFE2L1 isoform X1, with the protein MLSLKKYLTEGLLQFTILLSLIGVRVDVDTYLTSQLPPLREIILGPSSAYTQTQFHNLRNTLDGYGIHPKSIDLDNYFTARRLLSQVRALDRFQVPTTEVNAWLVHRDPEGSVSGSQPSSGLALESSSGLQDVTGPDNGVRESETEQGFSEDLEDLGAVAPPVSGDLTKEDIDLIDILWRQDIDLGAGREIFDYSHRQKEQDVDKELQGGAEQEDTWPGEGAEALARNLLVDGETGESFPAQVPGGEDQTALSLEECLRLLEATCPFGENAEFPADISSITEAVPSESEPPGLQNNLLSPLLTGTESPFDLEQQWQDLMSIMEMQAMEVNTSTSEILYDAPPGDPLSTNYSLAPNTPINQNVSLHQASLGGCSQDFSLFSPEVESLPVAGSSTLLPLVPSNSTSLNSTFGSTNLAGLFFPPQLNGTANDTAGPELPDPLGGLLDEAMLDEISLMDLAIEEGFNPVQASQLEEEFDSDSGLSLDSSHSPSSLSSSEGSSSSSSSSSSSSSSSSSSTSSSASSSFSEEGAVGYSSDSETLDLEEAEGAVGYQPEYSKFCRMSYQDPAQLSCLPYLEHVGHNHTYNMAPSALDSADLPPPSTLKKGSKEKQADFLDKQMSRDEHRARAMKIPFTNDKIINLPVEEFNELLSKYQLSEAQLSLIRDIRRRGKNKMAAQNCRKRKLDTILNLERDVEDLQRDKARLLREKVEFLRSLRQMKQKVQSLYQEVFGRLRDENGRPYSPSQYALQYAGDGSVLLIPRTLADQQARRQERKPKDRRK; encoded by the exons ATGCTTTCTCTGAAGAAATACTTAACGGAAGGACTCCTCCAGTTCACCATTCTGCTGAGTTTGATCGGGGTGCGGGTGGACGTGGATACTTACCTGACCTCGCAGCTCCCCCCGCTCCGGGAGATCATCCTGGGGCCCAGTTCTGCCTATACTCAGACCCAGTTCCACAACCTGAGGAATACCTTGGATGGCTATGGTATCCACCCCAAGAGCATAGACCTGGACAATTACTTCACTGCCCGGCGGCTCCTCAGTCAGGTGAGGGCCCTGGACAGGTTCCAGGTGCCAACCACTGAGGTTAACGCCTGGCTGGTCCACCGGGATCCGGAGGGGTCTGTCTCTGGCAGCCAGCCCAGCTCGGGCCTCGCCCTCGAGAGTTCCAGTGGTCTCCAAGATGTGACAGGCCCAGACAACGGGGTGCGAGAAAGCGAAACGGAGCAGGGATTCAGTGAAGATTTGGAGGATTTGGGGGCTGTAGCCCCTCCAGTCAGTGGAGACTTAACCAAAGAG GACATAGATCTGATTGACATCCTTTGGCGACAGGATATTGACCTGGGGGCTGGGCGTGAGATTTTTGACTACAGTCATCGCCAGAAGGAGCAGGATGTGGATAAGGAGCTGCAAGGTGGAGCAGAGCAGGAGGACACCTGGCCAGGCGAGGGTGCAGAAGCTCTGGCGCGAAACCTGCTAGTGGATGGAGAGACTGGGGAGAGCTTCCCTGCACAG GTGCCTGGTGGGGAGGACCAGACAGCCCTGTCCTTGGAAGAGTGCCTTAGGCTGCTGGAGGCCACCTGCCCCTTTGGGGAGAATGCTGAG TTTCCAGCAGACATTTCCAGCATAACAGAAGCAGTGCCTAGTGAGAGTGAGCCCCCAGGTCTTCAAAACAATCTTTTGTCTCCTCTCCTGACGGGGACAGAGTCTCCATTTGATTTGGAACAGCAGTGGCAAGATCTCATGTCCATCATGGAAATGCAG gcCATGGAAGTGAACACATCAACAAGTGAAATCCTGTACGATGCCCCTCCAGGAGACCCACTGAGCACCAACTACAGCCTTGCCCCCAACACTCCCATCAATCAGAATGTCAGCCTGCATCAGGCGTCCCTGGGGGGCTGCAGCCAGGACTTCTCACTCTTCAGCCCGGAGGTGGAGAGCCTGCCTGTGGCCGGCAGCTCCACGCTGCTCCCGCTGGTCCCCAGCAATTCCACCAGCCTCAACTCCACCTTTGGTTCCACCAACCTGGCAGGGCTCTTCTTTCCACCCCAGCTGAATGGCACAGCCAATGACACAGCGGGCCCTGAGCTGCCTGACCCACTCGGGGGTCTGTTAGATGAAGCCATGCTAGATGAGATCAGCCTGATGGACCTGGCCATTGAAGAAGGCTTTAACCCCGTGCAGGCCTCCCAGCTCGAAGAGGAATTTGACTCTGACTCAGGCCTCTCCTTGGACTCCAGCCATAGCCCTTCCTCCCTGAGCAGCTCTGAAGGTAGTTcttcctcctcctcgtcctcctcctcctcttcttcctcgtcctcttcctctacttcttcctcagcctcttcctccttttctgagGAAGGTGCAGTTGGCTACAGTTCTGACTCTGAGACCTTGGATCTGGAAGAGGCCGAGGGCGCTGTGGGCTACCAGCCCGAGTATTCCAAGTTCTGCCGCATGAGCTACCAGGACCCAGCTCAGCTCTCCTGCCTGCCCTATTTGGAGCATGTGGGCCACAACCACACATACAACATGGCGCCCAGTGCCCTCGACTCTGCTGACCTGCCACCACCCAGCACCCTCAAGAAGGGCAGCAAGGAGAAGCAGGCTGACTTCCTGGACAAACAGATGAGCCGGGATGAGCATCGAGCCCGAGCCATGAAGATCCCTTTCACCAACGACAAGATCATCAACCTGCCTGTGGAGGAGTTCAACGAGCTGCTGTCCAAGTACCAGCTGAGCGAAGCCCAGCTGAGCCTCATCCGTGACATCCGGCGCCGTGGCAAGAACAAGATGGCGGCGCAGAACTGCCGCAAGCGCAAGCTGGACACCATCCTGAACCTGGAGCGGGATGTGGAGGACCTGCAGCGCGATAAAGCCCGGCTGCTGCGGGAGAAGGTTGAGTTCCTCCGGTCCCTGCGGCAGATGAAGCAGAAGGTCCAGAGCTTGTACCAGGAAGTGTTTGGGCGGCTGCGGGATGAGAACGGGCGGCCCTACTCGCCCAGTCAGTATGCGCTGCAGTATGCCGGGGATGGCAGCGTCCTCCTCATTCCCCGCACCTTGGCTGACCAGCAGGCCCGGCGGCAGGAGAGGAAGCCGAAGGACCGGAGAAAGTGa
- the NFE2L1 gene encoding endoplasmic reticulum membrane sensor NFE2L1 isoform X4 translates to MLSLKKYLTEGLLQFTILLSLIGVRVDVDTYLTSQLPPLREIILGPSSAYTQTQFHNLRNTLDGYGIHPKSIDLDNYFTARRLLSQVRALDRFQVPTTEVNAWLVHRDPEGSVSGSQPSSGLALESSSGLQDVTGPDNGVRESETEQGFSEDLEDLGAVAPPVSGDLTKEDIDLGAGREIFDYSHRQKEQDVDKELQGGAEQEDTWPGEGAEALARNLLVDGETGESFPAQFPADISSITEAVPSESEPPGLQNNLLSPLLTGTESPFDLEQQWQDLMSIMEMQAMEVNTSTSEILYDAPPGDPLSTNYSLAPNTPINQNVSLHQASLGGCSQDFSLFSPEVESLPVAGSSTLLPLVPSNSTSLNSTFGSTNLAGLFFPPQLNGTANDTAGPELPDPLGGLLDEAMLDEISLMDLAIEEGFNPVQASQLEEEFDSDSGLSLDSSHSPSSLSSSEGSSSSSSSSSSSSSSSSSSTSSSASSSFSEEGAVGYSSDSETLDLEEAEGAVGYQPEYSKFCRMSYQDPAQLSCLPYLEHVGHNHTYNMAPSALDSADLPPPSTLKKGSKEKQADFLDKQMSRDEHRARAMKIPFTNDKIINLPVEEFNELLSKYQLSEAQLSLIRDIRRRGKNKMAAQNCRKRKLDTILNLERDVEDLQRDKARLLREKVEFLRSLRQMKQKVQSLYQEVFGRLRDENGRPYSPSQYALQYAGDGSVLLIPRTLADQQARRQERKPKDRRK, encoded by the exons ATGCTTTCTCTGAAGAAATACTTAACGGAAGGACTCCTCCAGTTCACCATTCTGCTGAGTTTGATCGGGGTGCGGGTGGACGTGGATACTTACCTGACCTCGCAGCTCCCCCCGCTCCGGGAGATCATCCTGGGGCCCAGTTCTGCCTATACTCAGACCCAGTTCCACAACCTGAGGAATACCTTGGATGGCTATGGTATCCACCCCAAGAGCATAGACCTGGACAATTACTTCACTGCCCGGCGGCTCCTCAGTCAGGTGAGGGCCCTGGACAGGTTCCAGGTGCCAACCACTGAGGTTAACGCCTGGCTGGTCCACCGGGATCCGGAGGGGTCTGTCTCTGGCAGCCAGCCCAGCTCGGGCCTCGCCCTCGAGAGTTCCAGTGGTCTCCAAGATGTGACAGGCCCAGACAACGGGGTGCGAGAAAGCGAAACGGAGCAGGGATTCAGTGAAGATTTGGAGGATTTGGGGGCTGTAGCCCCTCCAGTCAGTGGAGACTTAACCAAAGAG GATATTGACCTGGGGGCTGGGCGTGAGATTTTTGACTACAGTCATCGCCAGAAGGAGCAGGATGTGGATAAGGAGCTGCAAGGTGGAGCAGAGCAGGAGGACACCTGGCCAGGCGAGGGTGCAGAAGCTCTGGCGCGAAACCTGCTAGTGGATGGAGAGACTGGGGAGAGCTTCCCTGCACAG TTTCCAGCAGACATTTCCAGCATAACAGAAGCAGTGCCTAGTGAGAGTGAGCCCCCAGGTCTTCAAAACAATCTTTTGTCTCCTCTCCTGACGGGGACAGAGTCTCCATTTGATTTGGAACAGCAGTGGCAAGATCTCATGTCCATCATGGAAATGCAG gcCATGGAAGTGAACACATCAACAAGTGAAATCCTGTACGATGCCCCTCCAGGAGACCCACTGAGCACCAACTACAGCCTTGCCCCCAACACTCCCATCAATCAGAATGTCAGCCTGCATCAGGCGTCCCTGGGGGGCTGCAGCCAGGACTTCTCACTCTTCAGCCCGGAGGTGGAGAGCCTGCCTGTGGCCGGCAGCTCCACGCTGCTCCCGCTGGTCCCCAGCAATTCCACCAGCCTCAACTCCACCTTTGGTTCCACCAACCTGGCAGGGCTCTTCTTTCCACCCCAGCTGAATGGCACAGCCAATGACACAGCGGGCCCTGAGCTGCCTGACCCACTCGGGGGTCTGTTAGATGAAGCCATGCTAGATGAGATCAGCCTGATGGACCTGGCCATTGAAGAAGGCTTTAACCCCGTGCAGGCCTCCCAGCTCGAAGAGGAATTTGACTCTGACTCAGGCCTCTCCTTGGACTCCAGCCATAGCCCTTCCTCCCTGAGCAGCTCTGAAGGTAGTTcttcctcctcctcgtcctcctcctcctcttcttcctcgtcctcttcctctacttcttcctcagcctcttcctccttttctgagGAAGGTGCAGTTGGCTACAGTTCTGACTCTGAGACCTTGGATCTGGAAGAGGCCGAGGGCGCTGTGGGCTACCAGCCCGAGTATTCCAAGTTCTGCCGCATGAGCTACCAGGACCCAGCTCAGCTCTCCTGCCTGCCCTATTTGGAGCATGTGGGCCACAACCACACATACAACATGGCGCCCAGTGCCCTCGACTCTGCTGACCTGCCACCACCCAGCACCCTCAAGAAGGGCAGCAAGGAGAAGCAGGCTGACTTCCTGGACAAACAGATGAGCCGGGATGAGCATCGAGCCCGAGCCATGAAGATCCCTTTCACCAACGACAAGATCATCAACCTGCCTGTGGAGGAGTTCAACGAGCTGCTGTCCAAGTACCAGCTGAGCGAAGCCCAGCTGAGCCTCATCCGTGACATCCGGCGCCGTGGCAAGAACAAGATGGCGGCGCAGAACTGCCGCAAGCGCAAGCTGGACACCATCCTGAACCTGGAGCGGGATGTGGAGGACCTGCAGCGCGATAAAGCCCGGCTGCTGCGGGAGAAGGTTGAGTTCCTCCGGTCCCTGCGGCAGATGAAGCAGAAGGTCCAGAGCTTGTACCAGGAAGTGTTTGGGCGGCTGCGGGATGAGAACGGGCGGCCCTACTCGCCCAGTCAGTATGCGCTGCAGTATGCCGGGGATGGCAGCGTCCTCCTCATTCCCCGCACCTTGGCTGACCAGCAGGCCCGGCGGCAGGAGAGGAAGCCGAAGGACCGGAGAAAGTGa
- the NFE2L1 gene encoding endoplasmic reticulum membrane sensor NFE2L1 isoform X2, with the protein MLSLKKYLTEGLLQFTILLSLIGVRVDVDTYLTSQLPPLREIILGPSSAYTQTQFHNLRNTLDGYGIHPKSIDLDNYFTARRLLSQVRALDRFQVPTTEVNAWLVHRDPEGSVSGSQPSSGLALESSSGLQDVTGPDNGVRESETEQGFSEDLEDLGAVAPPVSGDLTKEDIDLGAGREIFDYSHRQKEQDVDKELQGGAEQEDTWPGEGAEALARNLLVDGETGESFPAQVPGGEDQTALSLEECLRLLEATCPFGENAEFPADISSITEAVPSESEPPGLQNNLLSPLLTGTESPFDLEQQWQDLMSIMEMQAMEVNTSTSEILYDAPPGDPLSTNYSLAPNTPINQNVSLHQASLGGCSQDFSLFSPEVESLPVAGSSTLLPLVPSNSTSLNSTFGSTNLAGLFFPPQLNGTANDTAGPELPDPLGGLLDEAMLDEISLMDLAIEEGFNPVQASQLEEEFDSDSGLSLDSSHSPSSLSSSEGSSSSSSSSSSSSSSSSSSTSSSASSSFSEEGAVGYSSDSETLDLEEAEGAVGYQPEYSKFCRMSYQDPAQLSCLPYLEHVGHNHTYNMAPSALDSADLPPPSTLKKGSKEKQADFLDKQMSRDEHRARAMKIPFTNDKIINLPVEEFNELLSKYQLSEAQLSLIRDIRRRGKNKMAAQNCRKRKLDTILNLERDVEDLQRDKARLLREKVEFLRSLRQMKQKVQSLYQEVFGRLRDENGRPYSPSQYALQYAGDGSVLLIPRTLADQQARRQERKPKDRRK; encoded by the exons ATGCTTTCTCTGAAGAAATACTTAACGGAAGGACTCCTCCAGTTCACCATTCTGCTGAGTTTGATCGGGGTGCGGGTGGACGTGGATACTTACCTGACCTCGCAGCTCCCCCCGCTCCGGGAGATCATCCTGGGGCCCAGTTCTGCCTATACTCAGACCCAGTTCCACAACCTGAGGAATACCTTGGATGGCTATGGTATCCACCCCAAGAGCATAGACCTGGACAATTACTTCACTGCCCGGCGGCTCCTCAGTCAGGTGAGGGCCCTGGACAGGTTCCAGGTGCCAACCACTGAGGTTAACGCCTGGCTGGTCCACCGGGATCCGGAGGGGTCTGTCTCTGGCAGCCAGCCCAGCTCGGGCCTCGCCCTCGAGAGTTCCAGTGGTCTCCAAGATGTGACAGGCCCAGACAACGGGGTGCGAGAAAGCGAAACGGAGCAGGGATTCAGTGAAGATTTGGAGGATTTGGGGGCTGTAGCCCCTCCAGTCAGTGGAGACTTAACCAAAGAG GATATTGACCTGGGGGCTGGGCGTGAGATTTTTGACTACAGTCATCGCCAGAAGGAGCAGGATGTGGATAAGGAGCTGCAAGGTGGAGCAGAGCAGGAGGACACCTGGCCAGGCGAGGGTGCAGAAGCTCTGGCGCGAAACCTGCTAGTGGATGGAGAGACTGGGGAGAGCTTCCCTGCACAG GTGCCTGGTGGGGAGGACCAGACAGCCCTGTCCTTGGAAGAGTGCCTTAGGCTGCTGGAGGCCACCTGCCCCTTTGGGGAGAATGCTGAG TTTCCAGCAGACATTTCCAGCATAACAGAAGCAGTGCCTAGTGAGAGTGAGCCCCCAGGTCTTCAAAACAATCTTTTGTCTCCTCTCCTGACGGGGACAGAGTCTCCATTTGATTTGGAACAGCAGTGGCAAGATCTCATGTCCATCATGGAAATGCAG gcCATGGAAGTGAACACATCAACAAGTGAAATCCTGTACGATGCCCCTCCAGGAGACCCACTGAGCACCAACTACAGCCTTGCCCCCAACACTCCCATCAATCAGAATGTCAGCCTGCATCAGGCGTCCCTGGGGGGCTGCAGCCAGGACTTCTCACTCTTCAGCCCGGAGGTGGAGAGCCTGCCTGTGGCCGGCAGCTCCACGCTGCTCCCGCTGGTCCCCAGCAATTCCACCAGCCTCAACTCCACCTTTGGTTCCACCAACCTGGCAGGGCTCTTCTTTCCACCCCAGCTGAATGGCACAGCCAATGACACAGCGGGCCCTGAGCTGCCTGACCCACTCGGGGGTCTGTTAGATGAAGCCATGCTAGATGAGATCAGCCTGATGGACCTGGCCATTGAAGAAGGCTTTAACCCCGTGCAGGCCTCCCAGCTCGAAGAGGAATTTGACTCTGACTCAGGCCTCTCCTTGGACTCCAGCCATAGCCCTTCCTCCCTGAGCAGCTCTGAAGGTAGTTcttcctcctcctcgtcctcctcctcctcttcttcctcgtcctcttcctctacttcttcctcagcctcttcctccttttctgagGAAGGTGCAGTTGGCTACAGTTCTGACTCTGAGACCTTGGATCTGGAAGAGGCCGAGGGCGCTGTGGGCTACCAGCCCGAGTATTCCAAGTTCTGCCGCATGAGCTACCAGGACCCAGCTCAGCTCTCCTGCCTGCCCTATTTGGAGCATGTGGGCCACAACCACACATACAACATGGCGCCCAGTGCCCTCGACTCTGCTGACCTGCCACCACCCAGCACCCTCAAGAAGGGCAGCAAGGAGAAGCAGGCTGACTTCCTGGACAAACAGATGAGCCGGGATGAGCATCGAGCCCGAGCCATGAAGATCCCTTTCACCAACGACAAGATCATCAACCTGCCTGTGGAGGAGTTCAACGAGCTGCTGTCCAAGTACCAGCTGAGCGAAGCCCAGCTGAGCCTCATCCGTGACATCCGGCGCCGTGGCAAGAACAAGATGGCGGCGCAGAACTGCCGCAAGCGCAAGCTGGACACCATCCTGAACCTGGAGCGGGATGTGGAGGACCTGCAGCGCGATAAAGCCCGGCTGCTGCGGGAGAAGGTTGAGTTCCTCCGGTCCCTGCGGCAGATGAAGCAGAAGGTCCAGAGCTTGTACCAGGAAGTGTTTGGGCGGCTGCGGGATGAGAACGGGCGGCCCTACTCGCCCAGTCAGTATGCGCTGCAGTATGCCGGGGATGGCAGCGTCCTCCTCATTCCCCGCACCTTGGCTGACCAGCAGGCCCGGCGGCAGGAGAGGAAGCCGAAGGACCGGAGAAAGTGa
- the NFE2L1 gene encoding endoplasmic reticulum membrane sensor NFE2L1 isoform X3: MLSLKKYLTEGLLQFTILLSLIGVRVDVDTYLTSQLPPLREIILGPSSAYTQTQFHNLRNTLDGYGIHPKSIDLDNYFTARRLLSQVRALDRFQVPTTEVNAWLVHRDPEGSVSGSQPSSGLALESSSGLQDVTGPDNGVRESETEQGFSEDLEDLGAVAPPVSGDLTKEDIDLIDILWRQDIDLGAGREIFDYSHRQKEQDVDKELQGGAEQEDTWPGEGAEALARNLLVDGETGESFPAQFPADISSITEAVPSESEPPGLQNNLLSPLLTGTESPFDLEQQWQDLMSIMEMQAMEVNTSTSEILYDAPPGDPLSTNYSLAPNTPINQNVSLHQASLGGCSQDFSLFSPEVESLPVAGSSTLLPLVPSNSTSLNSTFGSTNLAGLFFPPQLNGTANDTAGPELPDPLGGLLDEAMLDEISLMDLAIEEGFNPVQASQLEEEFDSDSGLSLDSSHSPSSLSSSEGSSSSSSSSSSSSSSSSSSTSSSASSSFSEEGAVGYSSDSETLDLEEAEGAVGYQPEYSKFCRMSYQDPAQLSCLPYLEHVGHNHTYNMAPSALDSADLPPPSTLKKGSKEKQADFLDKQMSRDEHRARAMKIPFTNDKIINLPVEEFNELLSKYQLSEAQLSLIRDIRRRGKNKMAAQNCRKRKLDTILNLERDVEDLQRDKARLLREKVEFLRSLRQMKQKVQSLYQEVFGRLRDENGRPYSPSQYALQYAGDGSVLLIPRTLADQQARRQERKPKDRRK; the protein is encoded by the exons ATGCTTTCTCTGAAGAAATACTTAACGGAAGGACTCCTCCAGTTCACCATTCTGCTGAGTTTGATCGGGGTGCGGGTGGACGTGGATACTTACCTGACCTCGCAGCTCCCCCCGCTCCGGGAGATCATCCTGGGGCCCAGTTCTGCCTATACTCAGACCCAGTTCCACAACCTGAGGAATACCTTGGATGGCTATGGTATCCACCCCAAGAGCATAGACCTGGACAATTACTTCACTGCCCGGCGGCTCCTCAGTCAGGTGAGGGCCCTGGACAGGTTCCAGGTGCCAACCACTGAGGTTAACGCCTGGCTGGTCCACCGGGATCCGGAGGGGTCTGTCTCTGGCAGCCAGCCCAGCTCGGGCCTCGCCCTCGAGAGTTCCAGTGGTCTCCAAGATGTGACAGGCCCAGACAACGGGGTGCGAGAAAGCGAAACGGAGCAGGGATTCAGTGAAGATTTGGAGGATTTGGGGGCTGTAGCCCCTCCAGTCAGTGGAGACTTAACCAAAGAG GACATAGATCTGATTGACATCCTTTGGCGACAGGATATTGACCTGGGGGCTGGGCGTGAGATTTTTGACTACAGTCATCGCCAGAAGGAGCAGGATGTGGATAAGGAGCTGCAAGGTGGAGCAGAGCAGGAGGACACCTGGCCAGGCGAGGGTGCAGAAGCTCTGGCGCGAAACCTGCTAGTGGATGGAGAGACTGGGGAGAGCTTCCCTGCACAG TTTCCAGCAGACATTTCCAGCATAACAGAAGCAGTGCCTAGTGAGAGTGAGCCCCCAGGTCTTCAAAACAATCTTTTGTCTCCTCTCCTGACGGGGACAGAGTCTCCATTTGATTTGGAACAGCAGTGGCAAGATCTCATGTCCATCATGGAAATGCAG gcCATGGAAGTGAACACATCAACAAGTGAAATCCTGTACGATGCCCCTCCAGGAGACCCACTGAGCACCAACTACAGCCTTGCCCCCAACACTCCCATCAATCAGAATGTCAGCCTGCATCAGGCGTCCCTGGGGGGCTGCAGCCAGGACTTCTCACTCTTCAGCCCGGAGGTGGAGAGCCTGCCTGTGGCCGGCAGCTCCACGCTGCTCCCGCTGGTCCCCAGCAATTCCACCAGCCTCAACTCCACCTTTGGTTCCACCAACCTGGCAGGGCTCTTCTTTCCACCCCAGCTGAATGGCACAGCCAATGACACAGCGGGCCCTGAGCTGCCTGACCCACTCGGGGGTCTGTTAGATGAAGCCATGCTAGATGAGATCAGCCTGATGGACCTGGCCATTGAAGAAGGCTTTAACCCCGTGCAGGCCTCCCAGCTCGAAGAGGAATTTGACTCTGACTCAGGCCTCTCCTTGGACTCCAGCCATAGCCCTTCCTCCCTGAGCAGCTCTGAAGGTAGTTcttcctcctcctcgtcctcctcctcctcttcttcctcgtcctcttcctctacttcttcctcagcctcttcctccttttctgagGAAGGTGCAGTTGGCTACAGTTCTGACTCTGAGACCTTGGATCTGGAAGAGGCCGAGGGCGCTGTGGGCTACCAGCCCGAGTATTCCAAGTTCTGCCGCATGAGCTACCAGGACCCAGCTCAGCTCTCCTGCCTGCCCTATTTGGAGCATGTGGGCCACAACCACACATACAACATGGCGCCCAGTGCCCTCGACTCTGCTGACCTGCCACCACCCAGCACCCTCAAGAAGGGCAGCAAGGAGAAGCAGGCTGACTTCCTGGACAAACAGATGAGCCGGGATGAGCATCGAGCCCGAGCCATGAAGATCCCTTTCACCAACGACAAGATCATCAACCTGCCTGTGGAGGAGTTCAACGAGCTGCTGTCCAAGTACCAGCTGAGCGAAGCCCAGCTGAGCCTCATCCGTGACATCCGGCGCCGTGGCAAGAACAAGATGGCGGCGCAGAACTGCCGCAAGCGCAAGCTGGACACCATCCTGAACCTGGAGCGGGATGTGGAGGACCTGCAGCGCGATAAAGCCCGGCTGCTGCGGGAGAAGGTTGAGTTCCTCCGGTCCCTGCGGCAGATGAAGCAGAAGGTCCAGAGCTTGTACCAGGAAGTGTTTGGGCGGCTGCGGGATGAGAACGGGCGGCCCTACTCGCCCAGTCAGTATGCGCTGCAGTATGCCGGGGATGGCAGCGTCCTCCTCATTCCCCGCACCTTGGCTGACCAGCAGGCCCGGCGGCAGGAGAGGAAGCCGAAGGACCGGAGAAAGTGa